The DNA segment GCCACGCTTAGTAGTTTGATCGCTTTGATCGTGCCAGCGTGCGGGATATGGGGGCCGCGGCAGAGGTCAACGAATTCGCCCTGGCGGTAGAAACTGACCTGTTCCTGGTCTCCAAGACCCGTTTGGATATGCTCGACCTTTAGGTCTTGGCCCATTTCGTCACACAGTTGGACCGCTTTGTCACGATCCAAACTGAAACGTTCAAACGGTTCCTTTGCCTTGATGATCTTGGTCATTTCGGCTTCGATCTTAGGAAAGTCTTCTTCGCTGATTTTTTCCGGCAGATCAAAGTCGTAATAGAAACCGCCGTCGGTGGTCGGTCCGAAAGCGAGCGAGACGCCCTTGTAGACCCGCATGACAGCGCGGGCCATGACATGGGCTGCGGAGTGTCGCAGCACGGCCAGTGCGTCGGCGTCGTGGCGGGTCAGCAGTTTAAGCTTGACCGTATCGGAGTCTGGCGACTTCAATTCTTCGAAGGTGCGGACGGCATCCACGATCTTGTCGTCGATCACCGCGGCGACGACACCCCTTGCCAGTCCCTCGCTGATTCCCTTCGCCACGTCCATGGGCGTCGCTGAAGCGGGCTGAGTTTGAATAGAACCGTCGGGTAACTGAACCGAAATATCCGCCATCGCTGCCGTCCTTCGAAATCAAAGAGGAAAGGAACCCCGTTACAAAAGGAGTTCTACACATCGTAGGATGGCAACCGCCGGGGGGCTCCGTCAAGCGGTCGCAATAAAGACTACTTTTTTTGTCCGACTGGCCAGAACTTCTGCCAGACGCCTTTGGTCCCTTCTTCGCCCTTGGCGTCGGCGTCAGCCGCATCGGGAGAAGCGGTCGATTCACCAACTAAATTATGAACCAAATCGCGCACAGCCTGGGTGATACCAGCTTTAGGGGCTTGGGTTATCAAAGGGACGCCGTTGTTGCGAACTTCGACCATTGTTCGGTAGTCGTTGGGCAATTGAGCGAACACGTCCCGTCCCATCGTCTCTTTGGCCTTTTTGAGGCTGATCCCACCGGTATCCAGTCCCGCTCGATTGACGACGATTTTTGTCTTCTCTTTAAGATTGTTCGTTTCTTCAAAGCTCATCATCAGGCGAACCACGTTCCGCAAGCAGGGAAGGTCCAGCTGGGTCACCAGGATCGCGTGATCGGCCTCTTCTAAAATCGTCATGTCTAACGACGAGTAGCTTTTCGAAAGGTCAAAAATCAGATGCGTAAACGAAGCTTTCAAGAGCCCGAGGACTTTGCGAAGGCTTTCCGCATTGATGACCGCCGCGTCCTTCAATTCAACCGGACGGGGCAGTAGGTAAAGCCCCGAGCTATGTTTGGTCAACGAACGCTTGAGCAACTGGATGTCCAGTCGCGAAATGTTTTGTGCAACGTCCGCCAGGGTATAGTCTGGAATCGCATCCAGAAAAACATCCGCATCGCCAAGTGCCATGTCCAGGTCGACCAAGGCGACACTCGTGCCGGGCTGGGTCGCCAGCACACAGGCCATGTTGACCGCCAAGCTGGTGCTGCCAACTCCGCCGGTTGCCCCGGCGATGGCAATCACTTCACAGGATCGCGTCTTGCCATCGGATTCTCCGAATCGCTGTCGTCCCACGCGTCCCAAAGCGCTGACCAGGTCCTCGGCGTTGATCGGAAGGGTGATGAATTCACGAGCTCCCGCCCGCATGGTTTTTAGGATCAAGTGCCCGTCGGTGCTCGAACTAGCCGCAAGCAATGCACAGTCAGGGTGCGATGCCGACAGCTCCGCAATCAACTCAATCCCTTTTTCGCTGCTGGTATCCAACGCTACGACACCCACGTCCGGAGTCGTTTGTTCGACAACATCCGCGAAAAATTCGTAGCGTGAACATTCCGCTTCTAGCCAAACGGTATCCATCCCCAATAACAGTGACTTTAACGATTCGCGAGATCCATCATCTGGATCGACGATCGCTAGTCTTAGTACATTACTCATCGAAGGGCGTCCGAATTTTTTGAAGTGGAAGGAACCCGAGCCTTATTCGGCTGGAGCGAGGACCGTGACACCAGGTGCAACCTCGGTGCCTTCGGCTTGTGGGATCACGG comes from the Roseimaritima multifibrata genome and includes:
- a CDS encoding AAA family ATPase, coding for MSNVLRLAIVDPDDGSRESLKSLLLGMDTVWLEAECSRYEFFADVVEQTTPDVGVVALDTSSEKGIELIAELSASHPDCALLAASSSTDGHLILKTMRAGAREFITLPINAEDLVSALGRVGRQRFGESDGKTRSCEVIAIAGATGGVGSTSLAVNMACVLATQPGTSVALVDLDMALGDADVFLDAIPDYTLADVAQNISRLDIQLLKRSLTKHSSGLYLLPRPVELKDAAVINAESLRKVLGLLKASFTHLIFDLSKSYSSLDMTILEEADHAILVTQLDLPCLRNVVRLMMSFEETNNLKEKTKIVVNRAGLDTGGISLKKAKETMGRDVFAQLPNDYRTMVEVRNNGVPLITQAPKAGITQAVRDLVHNLVGESTASPDAADADAKGEEGTKGVWQKFWPVGQKK